The Allochromatium tepidum genome has a window encoding:
- a CDS encoding ABC transporter ATP-binding protein → METLVRATDLSRDFGRHSALSGVDLCLERGQVLGLLGPNGAGKTTCLRLLSGLLAPTSGRIEILGIDLARRPLAAKRHLGYLTERPPLHPELRVDEYLTHCAHLHRLPRRAISAAIATAKQRCGLEDQGRRLIAKLSRGYRQRLGLAQAILHRPPLLILDEPTEGLDPVQMRELRRLIRDLAQDTGIILSSHLLPEVQSVCDRVMILHRGRVRFDAETRAARPTNLWRVRLGGETHVMHLNALPPVAGAIAMGPNQFQVDLRSDATSADLAHAIRQAGLDLFELTPERSDLERTFFDLIGAEEHA, encoded by the coding sequence ATGGAGACACTCGTTCGCGCCACCGATCTCAGCCGCGACTTCGGACGCCATTCGGCCCTGTCCGGGGTCGATCTGTGCCTGGAACGCGGGCAGGTGCTGGGTCTGCTCGGGCCGAACGGGGCGGGCAAGACTACCTGTCTGCGACTTCTGAGCGGGCTGCTCGCCCCGACCTCGGGCCGCATCGAGATCCTGGGCATCGATCTGGCGCGCCGCCCGCTCGCGGCCAAGCGCCATCTGGGCTATCTGACCGAGCGCCCGCCGCTGCATCCCGAACTGCGGGTCGACGAGTATCTGACCCACTGCGCCCATCTGCACCGTTTGCCCAGGCGCGCCATCTCCGCGGCCATTGCCACCGCCAAACAGCGCTGCGGCCTGGAGGATCAAGGCCGACGGCTGATCGCCAAACTCTCCAGAGGCTACCGCCAGCGGCTCGGTCTGGCCCAGGCGATCCTGCACCGCCCGCCGCTCCTGATCCTCGACGAACCGACCGAGGGACTCGACCCTGTGCAGATGCGCGAGCTGCGCCGACTCATCCGCGATCTGGCGCAGGACACCGGCATCATCCTCTCCAGTCATCTGCTGCCCGAGGTCCAGTCGGTGTGCGACCGGGTGATGATCCTGCATCGGGGACGGGTGCGTTTCGATGCCGAGACACGCGCGGCACGCCCGACCAATCTCTGGCGGGTGCGTCTGGGCGGCGAGACCCATGTCATGCACCTGAACGCCCTGCCTCCCGTCGCCGGCGCGATCGCCATGGGGCCGAACCAGTTCCAGGTCGATCTGAGATCGGACGCGACCTCGGCCGATCTGGCGCACGCCATCCGGCAGGCGGGTCTGGATCTGTTCGAGCTGACGCCCGAGCGCAGTGATCTGGAACGGACCTTCTTCGATCTCATCGGCGCGGAGGAACACGCATGA
- a CDS encoding DEAD/DEAH box helicase produces the protein MDTPDETSVGFDALGLSPVIAQAVQNLGYESPTAIQSRCIPHLLAGRDLLGQAQTGTGKTAAFALPLLSRLDPDLRKPQVLVLTPTRELALQVAEAFQRYATDLKGFNVLPIYGGQGYRLQLSQLERNPQVIVGTPGRVMDHIRRGTLALDAIRTLVLDEADEMLNMGFAEDIDWIFDQAPAERQVALFSATMPPAIRRVAQTRLVDPVEVKIAADSETVDTIDQHHCVVTRFHKLDVLTRIMELEPFDGLLIFVRTKNATTELADKLKAHGFAAEPLNGDMNQEMRERTVERLKQGQIDVLVATDVAARGLDVERISHVVNYDIPTDPSAYVHRIGRTGRAGRAGRAILLVEPRERGLLKSIERVIRRPIPSMEPPSAAALSESRIDRFIGEIRKAQSEQDLDFFYRLLSRISQEQEIEMMDIAAALAYLNQRERPLNVKEDPPRPPKRFEERGERGRGRDGDRRQGGWEERPPRRERFDERDGNREEHRPRFDRAERSERPERPERGQPRRDDADLTSYRIEVGHQHGVSPREIVGAIANESGLEGRYIGRIDIRDDHSVVDLPKGMPNEVFQHLKRVYVRGQALRITPADESAGAGRGGAWEGRRDSGRDRSGPPREREARPPRAGGDFQRRDRDGYAPRRPSSGKSNDGGKRGPGSGRKFRD, from the coding sequence ATGGATACCCCAGACGAAACGAGCGTCGGCTTCGACGCGCTCGGTCTTTCACCCGTGATCGCGCAAGCGGTCCAGAACCTCGGCTACGAATCCCCGACGGCGATCCAGAGCCGGTGTATCCCGCATCTGCTCGCCGGTCGCGATCTGCTCGGCCAGGCCCAGACCGGCACCGGCAAGACCGCCGCCTTCGCCCTGCCGCTGCTCAGCCGTCTCGATCCCGATCTGCGCAAGCCGCAGGTGCTGGTGCTCACGCCCACTCGCGAGCTCGCGCTCCAGGTCGCCGAGGCCTTCCAGCGCTATGCCACGGATCTCAAGGGTTTCAACGTCCTGCCCATCTACGGCGGTCAGGGCTACAGGCTGCAACTCTCGCAGCTCGAGCGCAACCCACAGGTGATCGTCGGCACGCCGGGACGGGTCATGGACCACATCCGTCGCGGCACCCTGGCGCTGGACGCGATCCGCACCCTGGTGCTCGACGAAGCCGACGAGATGCTCAACATGGGCTTCGCCGAGGACATCGACTGGATCTTCGATCAGGCTCCGGCCGAGCGTCAGGTCGCGCTCTTCTCCGCCACCATGCCGCCGGCGATCCGGCGCGTGGCCCAGACGCGACTGGTCGATCCGGTCGAGGTCAAGATCGCCGCCGATTCCGAGACGGTCGACACCATCGACCAGCATCACTGCGTCGTCACCCGCTTCCACAAGCTCGACGTGCTCACGCGCATCATGGAGCTGGAGCCGTTCGACGGGCTGCTGATCTTCGTGCGCACCAAGAATGCCACCACCGAACTGGCCGACAAGCTCAAGGCGCACGGCTTCGCCGCCGAGCCGCTCAACGGCGACATGAACCAGGAGATGCGCGAGCGCACCGTCGAGCGGCTCAAGCAGGGTCAGATCGATGTACTGGTCGCCACCGATGTCGCCGCGCGCGGTCTGGACGTCGAACGCATCAGCCATGTCGTCAACTACGACATCCCGACCGATCCCTCGGCCTATGTGCACCGTATCGGTCGCACCGGGCGCGCCGGACGCGCCGGACGGGCGATCCTACTGGTCGAGCCGCGCGAGCGCGGACTGCTCAAGTCGATCGAGCGCGTCATCCGGCGTCCGATCCCGTCGATGGAACCGCCCTCGGCCGCCGCGCTCAGCGAATCGCGCATCGACCGCTTCATCGGCGAGATCCGCAAGGCGCAGTCGGAACAGGATCTGGATTTCTTCTATCGCCTGCTCTCGCGCATCAGCCAGGAGCAGGAGATCGAGATGATGGACATCGCCGCCGCGCTGGCCTATCTCAATCAGCGCGAACGGCCGTTGAACGTCAAGGAGGATCCGCCGCGCCCGCCCAAGCGCTTCGAGGAGCGCGGCGAGCGTGGACGCGGTCGCGATGGGGATCGGCGTCAGGGCGGTTGGGAGGAGCGCCCGCCGCGCCGCGAGCGTTTCGACGAACGGGATGGGAATCGCGAGGAACACCGGCCGCGTTTCGATCGGGCCGAACGCTCGGAGCGTCCGGAGCGCCCCGAACGCGGTCAACCGCGCCGTGATGACGCCGATCTGACCAGCTATCGCATCGAGGTCGGTCATCAGCACGGCGTGAGTCCACGCGAGATCGTCGGCGCCATCGCCAACGAATCCGGCCTGGAAGGGCGTTATATCGGCCGCATCGACATCCGTGACGACCACTCGGTCGTCGACCTGCCCAAGGGGATGCCGAACGAGGTCTTCCAGCATCTCAAGCGTGTCTACGTGCGCGGTCAGGCGCTGCGGATCACGCCGGCCGATGAGAGCGCCGGAGCAGGGCGGGGCGGAGCCTGGGAAGGTCGTCGTGACTCGGGCCGTGACCGTTCGGGTCCGCCGCGCGAGCGTGAGGCGAGACCACCGCGCGCCGGCGGCGATTTCCAGCGCCGCGACCGCGATGGCTATGCACCGCGCCGGCCGAGCTCGGGCAAGAGCAACGATGGCGGCAAGCGCGGTCCGGGTTCGGGACGTAAATTCCGCGACTGA
- a CDS encoding acyltransferase family protein: MRGLAAWMVFTAHAAHLLTPDPAFLKFLWTGVDLFFVISGFVFAPLLLSGGFAIRPYAIRRVFRLYPLYLVSLPLYYLIAPESPDKLLYLLRHLVFLGTTSGAHEAFFFNPAYWSLPVEVEYYLLLPLLALIVAGRLRVVPALFGIFCVVRFGIVLGATPFASPDPNRLSILRVHLPGILIEFLVGVFVYVAHQRWRDSGQRLWPMLAGAGGLALWLSLGLFFARHGDPGIGAHLWLKSYFSLLCAIGYGLMLFGLLGLLGGLDGRARQSAFFLGNLSYGVYLFHILVLRLYERSDLALPGALAFIACGLAVLVLALLGYHLIEHPARTFGRRLASHREPTQAPILSRERGWGEGELKRHG; this comes from the coding sequence GTGCGCGGCCTGGCCGCCTGGATGGTCTTCACGGCCCATGCCGCCCATCTGCTCACGCCCGATCCGGCCTTTTTGAAATTCCTCTGGACCGGAGTCGATCTGTTCTTCGTGATCAGCGGCTTCGTGTTCGCCCCGCTGCTGCTGTCGGGCGGCTTTGCGATCCGGCCCTATGCGATCAGGCGCGTCTTCCGTCTCTATCCGCTCTATCTGGTCTCGCTGCCGCTGTATTACCTGATCGCGCCCGAGTCGCCCGACAAGCTACTCTATCTGCTCAGACATCTGGTCTTTCTCGGCACCACCAGCGGCGCGCACGAAGCCTTCTTCTTCAATCCGGCCTATTGGAGTCTGCCGGTCGAGGTCGAATACTATCTGCTGCTGCCGCTGCTGGCGCTGATCGTCGCGGGCCGGTTGCGGGTGGTGCCGGCGCTGTTCGGAATCTTTTGTGTCGTGCGGTTCGGGATCGTGCTGGGAGCCACGCCCTTCGCGAGTCCGGATCCGAACCGGCTGTCGATCCTGCGGGTCCATCTGCCCGGCATCCTGATCGAGTTCCTGGTGGGAGTCTTCGTCTATGTCGCGCACCAGCGCTGGCGTGATTCGGGACAGCGCCTGTGGCCGATGCTCGCCGGTGCAGGCGGGTTGGCGCTCTGGCTGAGCCTGGGACTCTTCTTTGCGCGTCACGGCGATCCGGGGATCGGCGCTCATCTGTGGCTGAAGTCCTATTTCAGCCTGCTGTGTGCCATCGGCTATGGGCTGATGCTGTTCGGGCTACTGGGTCTGCTGGGCGGTCTGGACGGACGCGCTCGACAGTCGGCCTTCTTCCTGGGCAACCTGAGCTATGGCGTCTATCTGTTCCATATCCTGGTGCTGCGGCTCTACGAGCGGTCGGATCTGGCGTTGCCGGGCGCCCTGGCCTTCATTGCCTGCGGGCTCGCGGTGCTGGTGCTGGCCCTGCTGGGCTATCACCTGATCGAGCATCCGGCGCGCACCTTCGGTCGTCGCCTGGCATCGCATCGCGAGCCGACGCAAGCCCCTATCCTCTCGCGGGAGAGGGGTTGGGGAGAGGGGGAGCTCAAGCGACATGGCTGA
- a CDS encoding nitrogen fixation protein NifQ has protein sequence MIATRAAGGGALPAWLGLDQADFKRLMAHHFPGVSPDVLGSCDGASPLLGNRLEEREELIELLLTHRAGRSPSETWMARVVASGCLADDHLWHDLGLWNRAELTELMRRNFPELAVRNVQDMKWKRFLYKQLCESEGIYVCRAPSCGVCVDYRLQAHVTHHNSLSDLGTLTVIRMTQTALLGGSLEDLRRLAAELVEADSRFAFDGERRQDDPGGYIVETLRAVFQALFGTDGFESALIDVVNRGGDADTTGAILGMIAGALYGFDAIPQRRLKALDRETARLCRRQALDLLSRSQR, from the coding sequence ATGATCGCCACGCGCGCGGCCGGCGGCGGCGCCCTGCCCGCCTGGCTCGGGCTGGATCAGGCCGACTTCAAGCGCCTCATGGCGCATCATTTCCCCGGCGTCTCGCCGGACGTGCTCGGTTCCTGCGATGGCGCGAGTCCGCTCCTGGGCAACCGCCTGGAAGAGCGCGAGGAACTGATCGAACTGCTGCTGACCCATCGCGCCGGGCGCTCGCCGTCCGAGACCTGGATGGCGCGCGTGGTCGCCAGCGGCTGCCTGGCCGACGATCATCTCTGGCACGATCTCGGACTCTGGAACCGCGCCGAGCTGACCGAGCTGATGCGGCGCAACTTCCCCGAGCTGGCCGTGCGCAACGTCCAGGACATGAAGTGGAAACGCTTCCTCTACAAGCAACTGTGCGAGTCGGAGGGCATCTATGTCTGCCGTGCGCCATCCTGTGGGGTCTGTGTCGACTATCGGCTGCAGGCCCATGTCACCCACCACAATAGCCTGTCCGACCTCGGCACCCTCACCGTCATCCGGATGACTCAGACCGCCCTGCTCGGCGGATCGCTCGAAGATCTGCGTCGACTCGCCGCGGAACTGGTCGAGGCGGACTCCCGCTTCGCCTTCGACGGCGAGCGCCGTCAGGACGATCCCGGCGGCTATATCGTCGAGACCCTGCGGGCAGTCTTCCAGGCGCTGTTCGGCACGGATGGCTTCGAGTCGGCCCTGATCGATGTGGTCAATCGCGGTGGCGATGCCGATACCACGGGCGCCATCCTCGGCATGATCGCCGGTGCCCTGTACGGATTCGACGCCATTCCTCAACGCCGGCTCAAAGCCCTGGATCGGGAAACGGCCCGTCTCTGTCGCCGGCAGGCGCTGGATCTATTGAGCAGGTCTCAGCGATGA